A portion of the bacterium genome contains these proteins:
- a CDS encoding FAD-binding oxidoreductase yields the protein MKSRDFVVVGAGIAGSSVAYELQGHGSTVVLERESLPGHHTTGRSAAFLVESYGSAAVGRLTRAGRHFLEEPPEGFTEHPVVTPRPILWIGREDQRESLEEALRSGREVGTDLRKLDCADARALCPVLREEYVASAVCEPGALHIDVAGLLDAFLRGFRDRGGELATKAGVERISRDGDGWEIRAGGQTYSTAVVINAAGAWCDEIALLAGARPLDLRPLRRTAITFDPPQGCEIRAWPCVIDADEDFYLKPEGGQLLASPCDETPSEPCDAGPEDYEVALAADRVQRATRLEIRHIRRRWAGLRTFAADRSPVIGMDPERKGFFWLAGQGGFGIMTSPAAARAAAGLITTGSLPEDLRRSGLTEKQLSPARLLS from the coding sequence ATGAAGAGTCGTGATTTTGTCGTCGTCGGTGCCGGAATCGCCGGATCCTCAGTAGCCTACGAGCTTCAAGGCCACGGCTCCACCGTAGTTCTTGAACGGGAATCTCTACCGGGCCATCACACGACAGGTCGCTCGGCGGCCTTTCTGGTCGAAAGTTACGGCAGCGCCGCGGTCGGTCGCTTGACGCGGGCCGGACGGCACTTTCTCGAAGAACCGCCCGAGGGCTTTACCGAACATCCCGTCGTGACGCCGCGGCCCATTCTGTGGATCGGCCGTGAAGATCAACGAGAGAGTCTGGAAGAAGCGCTCAGGAGCGGACGTGAGGTAGGAACCGATCTGCGCAAACTCGATTGTGCAGACGCACGCGCGCTGTGCCCGGTACTCCGCGAAGAATATGTCGCTTCGGCTGTATGCGAGCCGGGCGCCTTGCACATCGACGTGGCGGGCCTACTCGATGCGTTCTTGCGCGGGTTCCGCGACCGGGGCGGTGAACTAGCAACGAAGGCGGGTGTCGAACGGATCTCGAGGGACGGCGACGGCTGGGAGATCCGCGCAGGAGGCCAGACCTACAGCACTGCAGTCGTCATCAACGCGGCAGGCGCATGGTGCGACGAGATCGCGCTGCTCGCCGGTGCGCGCCCCCTCGATCTTCGCCCGTTGCGGCGCACGGCCATCACTTTCGACCCGCCCCAGGGTTGCGAAATCCGCGCGTGGCCCTGTGTAATCGACGCTGACGAGGACTTCTACCTGAAGCCCGAGGGAGGTCAACTGCTGGCGTCGCCCTGCGATGAGACACCGTCGGAACCTTGCGACGCCGGTCCAGAAGACTATGAGGTGGCACTCGCCGCAGATCGCGTACAACGCGCCACGAGACTCGAGATCCGGCACATCCGACGCCGCTGGGCTGGGCTGCGAACCTTCGCGGCAGATCGTTCACCTGTCATTGGAATGGACCCCGAACGCAAAGGATTCTTCTGGCTCGCCGGTCAGGGAGGCTTCGGCATCATGACGTCTCCGGCGGCCGCGCGGGCAGCGGCGGGTCTGATCACGACGGGATCACTTCCCGAAGACCTGCGGCGATCGGGCCTCACCGAGAAACAGCTCTCGCCCGCTCGGCTGCTCTCGTAA